TcctattcaaatcaaatttagCTATGTTAATCGAACAGGAAAAGTTTTCAGATGATATGGACCCTGGACGAGAACCTCCAATTGCTTAGGGGTCGCACTCTGTCCCGCTTGGTGGACGAAATCTTCTCTCCTTTTATAATTATTTCTCCCACACACCTTTGCCCTCTTTCACCGAAGAGGAAAGAAAAATCTTCCAAGCGGACAGAGACCTAAATTTCCATTAGATTCATTCCTAAGCTTGCTTTGTTGCAGTAAGATGATCAGTCCGAGAGTGCTGGGGAGAAGATAAAGCGGTCAAAACCCCTCAGATTCGGTCACCGAGCAGTCGTCCGACTCTTCAGTAACCCAGGATGACCCCTTCGACGCTCGCTTCTTTCGCTGTATACCCCCTCCATCCTTCGGAGGTGGAAGAAATAAAAGGTACTATCAAAAATGTTGTATTTATTCTTTTTAAGTAGGGCCCCAGAACGAAAAAAAGGTGGGGGAACCTGAGTTGTCACgataggaaagagaaaaaaatgactATAAGGAACCAACGATTATCTCTTCTAAAACAACCTATATCCTCCACACTTAATCAACATTTGATAGATTATCCAACCCCGAGCAATCTTAGTTATTGGTGGGGCTTCGGTTCGTTAGCTGGTATTTGTTTAGTAATTCAGATAGTGACTGGCGTTTTTTTAGCTATGCATTACACACCTCATGTGGATCTAGCTTTCAACAGCGTAGAACACGTTATGAGAGATGTTGAAGGGGGCTGGTTGCTCCGTTATATGCATGCTAATGGGGCAAGTATGTTTCTCATTGTGGTTCACCTTCATATTTTTCGTGGTCTATATCATGCGAGTTATAGCAGTCCTAGGGAATTTGTTCGGTGTCTCGGAGTTGTAATCTTCCTATTAATGATTGTGACATATTTTACAGGATACGTACCACCTTGGGGTCAGATGAGCTTTTGGGGAGCTACAGTAATTACAAGCTTAGCTAGCGCCATACCTGTAGTAGGAGATACCATAGTTACTTGGCTTTGGGGTGGTTTCTCCATGGACAATGCCACCTTAAATCGTTTTTTTAGTCTTCATCATTTACTCCCCTTTATTTTAGTAGGCGCCAGTCTTCTTCATCTGGCCGCATTGCATCAATATGGATCAAATAATCCATTGGGTGTACATTCAGAGATGGATCAAATTTCTTTTTACCCTTATTTTTATGTAAAGGGTCTAGTAGGTTGGGTAGCTTTTGCTATCTTTTTTTCCATTTGGATTTTTTATGCTCCTAATGTTTTGGGGCATCCCGACAATTTTATGAAATTGTCTCCTTTCTAAAGCTGCGCAAGGCGGCCCCACCCCTCTTTTCCCCCTTTAATGAAAGACCCTCGCCCCCAAAAAAttggattaattaaaaaaaaagctttTTGATTGATTCAGGGCGCAGCGAAACCAATTTATTGAAAGGCAAAAGGGGGACTTACTTACTTGACTTTTCCTGACGCTGAGTCATcctattcaaatcaaatttagCTATGTTAATCGAACAGGAAAAGTTTTCAGATGATATGGACCCTGGACGAGAACCTCCAATTGCTTAGGGGTCGCACTCTGTCCCGCTTGGTGGACGAAATCTTCTCTCCTTTTATAATTATTTCTCCCACACACCTTTGCCCTCTTTCACCGAAGAGGAAAGAAAAATCTTCCAAGCGGACAGAGACCTAAATTTCCATTAGATTCATTCCTAAGCTTGCTTTGTTGCAGTAAGATGATCAGTCCGAGAGTGCTGGGGAGAAGATAAAGCGGTCAAAACCCCTCAGATTCGGTCACCGAGCAGTCGTCCGACTCTTCAGTAACCCAGGATGACCCCTTCGACGCTCGCTTCTTTCGCTGTATACCCCCTCCATCCTTCGGAGGTGGAAGAAATAAAAGGTACTATCAAAAATGTTGTATTTATTCTTTTTAAGTAGGGCCCCAGAACGAAAAAAAGGTGGGGGAACCTGAGTTGTCACgataggaaagagaaaaaaatgactATAAGGAACCAACGATTATCTCTTCTAAAATAACCTATATCCTCCACACTTAATCAACATTTGATAGATTATCCAACCCCGAGCAATCTTAGTTATTGGTGGGGCTTCGGTTCGTTAGCTGGTATTTGTTTAGTAATTCAGATAGTGACTGGCGGTTTTTTAGATATGCATTACACACCTCATGTGGATCTAGCTTTCAACGGCGTGGAACACGTTATGAGAGATGTTGAAGGGGGCTGGTTGCTCCGTTATATGCATGCTAATGGGGCAAGTATGTTTCTCATTGTGGTTCACCTTCATATTTTTCGTGGTCTATATCATGCGAGTTATAGCAGTCCTAGGGAATTTGTTCGGTGTATCGGAGTTGTAATCTTCCTATTAATGATTGTGACAGCTTTTACAGGATACGTACCACCTTGGGGTTAGATGAGCTTTTGGGGAGCTACAGTAATTACAAGCTTAGCTAGCGCCATACCTGTAGTAGGAGATACCATAGTTACTTGGCTTTGGGGTGGTTTCTCCATGGACAATGCCACCTTAAATCGTTTTTTTAGTCTTCATCATTTACTCCCCTTTATTTTAGTAGGCGCCAGTCTTCTTCATCTGGCCGCATTGCATCAATATGGATCAAATAATCCATTGGGTGTACATTCAGAGATGGATCAAATTTCTTTTTACccttatttttatgtaaatgatCTAGTAGGTTGGGTAGCTTTTGCTATCTTTTTTTCCATTTGGATTTTTTATGCTCCTAATGTTTTGGGGCATCCCGACAATTTTATGAAATTGTCTCCTTTCTAAAGCTGCGCAAGGCGGCCCCACCCCTCTTTTCCCCCCTTTAATGAAAGACCCTCGCCCCCAAAAAATgggattaattaaaaaaaaaagctttttgaTTGATTCAGGGCGCAGCGAAACCAATTTATTGAAAGGCAAAAGGGGGACTTACTTACTTGACTTTTCCTGACGCTGAGTCATcctattcaaatcaaatttagCTATGTTAATCGAATAGGAAAAGTTTTCAAATGATATGGACCCTGGACGAGAACCTCCAATTGCTTAGGGGTTGCACTCTGTCCCGCTTGGTGGACGAAATCTTCTCTCCTTTTATAATTATTTCTCCCACACACCTTTGCCCTCTTTCACCGAAGAGGAAAGAAAAATCTTCCAAGCGGACAGAGACCTAAATTTCCATTAGATTCATTCCTAAGCTTGCTTTGTTGCAGTAAGATGATCAGTCCGAGAGTGCTGGGGAGAAGATAAAGCGGTCAAAACCCCTCAGATTCGGTCACCGAGCAGTCGTCCGACTATTCAGTAACCCAGGATGACCCCTTCGACGCTCGCTTCTTTCGCTGTATACCCCCTCCATCCTTCGGAGGTGGAAGAAATAAAAGGTACTATCAAAAATGTTGTATTTATTCTTTTTAAGTAGGGCCCCAGAACGAAAAAAAGGTGGGGGAACCTGAGTTGTCACgataggaaagagaaaaaaatgactATAAGGAACCAACGATTATCTCTTCTAAAACAACCTATATCCTCCACACTTAATCAACATTTGATAGATTATCCAACCCCGAGCAATCTTAGTTATTGGTGGGGCTTCGGTTCGTTAGCTGGTATTTGTTTAGTAATTCAGATAGTGACTGGCGTTTTTTTAGCTATGCATTACACACCTCATGTGGATCTAGCTTTCAACAGCGTAGAACACGTTATGAGAGATGTTGAAGGGGGCTGGTTGCTCCGTTATATGCATGCTAATGGGGCAAGTATGTTTCTCATTGTGGTTCACCTTCATATTTTTCGTGGTCTATATCATGCGAGTTATAGCAGTCCTAGGGAATTTGTTCGGTGTCTCGGAGTTGTAATCTTCCTATTAATGATTGTGACAGCTTTTACAGGATACGTACCACCTTGGGGTCAGATGAGCTTTTGGGGAGCTACAGTAATTACAAGCTTAGCTAGCGCCATACCTATAGTAGGAGATACCATAGTTACTTGGCTTTGGGGTGGTTTCTCCATGGACaatgctgttgcaccccaaaatttgccctctttatttgagctataagttaataatgacgtttatttcgtcattcaaaaattgaagaaaaataataaagagttttcatgggtttaagaagaaaggcgtgaaaaatggtttaaacagtggaaatacgagaaaattcacaagtcttattCTGAAAGTGATATAAGCTAAATTCCCGCGTAAgcccgactgtttcgacgatatctacaactttcgtgttcggctcggaagccagttctttgaggaaggttgccatatttgcaaattacttgaggtttcgtactgaaaaacaatgctgaatgtagggtttcggacctcggaaaattcatatctcctaatccgctcgtcggattcacttgaaaatttaactggagctccgtaccatcattaccaagatttcatatgtttggaccgaaggccaattatgcacggaaaattcccagaattttaagaatcgtcgcgttgtttcggtaaaaagtgtgttttcgagtatgtcgcgccgagtttgaaaattcataacttcttcgatttttatcgtatgaagtccattccggcggcattttctcggaaatttcgttagcttcgtttcttcgtcacacatgcctgttcagattctgagccgaagatagggttttatcgagttctttgagcggtactcacaaaattctgcacagtcgcaccagatgaattggcgtttctcgtcattcaaacgggcgtattttcttcatcgcttattggattgagacgattctcgcggcgacgagtcaagaatttggtcatcttcatagtggcattggtttcgttccggaattgagagtcgaaccgagtttccttaaaaacgagccaaaataagacgcaccgagggcaatttggatatttcgcgttgacaatatataaacattttgctcttcacaaatcaaaaagaggactctcataatttccaTTCACCAAATTTGTCACAAACACTTTcattcaattctctctcaattttcatagATCAAAACTACAAATCACATAAAAACtttcatcaagattcatcaatcttcatcaagatcaagaacatggattgaagaatcaagatcgaagttcgaatttctcttcctctctccacATAGATTTGCGcgccactctctctctctccctccataTTTCGTTCGggttcgtgtcgcgttcgtgtcgtgttcgcgttcgcatcgtgttcgtgttcgcgcttcggttagatcttcattcggtaagctttcggatctcgaattaagtgcttaattgttgattattatgtgaattcggatctagatctacctcttgttcttgattaattgataattgatgatgattgatcggtgaatttgttcaTACTTTGTTCGAATTTGtcgtgttcatgtgaattgtgtttggattttatgttgattgcatataattgttgctcgttgatgatgaattgtgatattcgtGTTCGAATCCGTGATTATTGGATGATTttgtgtgcttaattgttgatgttcatgtatgttacttgtgtcgcactcaaagtgtttgcaCAAATGCATGTGTAGTGCTTTTGCTTAATATTTGCCttgcttgacgcgtcgcacttagcaTGTTTATTGATATGTGACTCACTTGATTCGCGGATTTACGTATAACATGAATTTTCAATGTTTGTTTGCTCTAATTTCAAGTTGGAacggttttggattgagtgcgaatggctccggagccttaaaaatgcataaaaacctattttgctacgccaggaaccgggttgtcccaggcgggaaccggttcccactcaatccaaaattgctggttttctgtgtttttgtaccaggaaccgggttgtccctaggtgggaaccggttcctgcgttttTTTCCCCCCTGTGTTTTtgcaccaggaaccgggttgtccctaggtgggaaccggttcccagttatcTCAAATTTGCTTggttctgtgtttttgtaccaggaaccgggttgtccctaggtgggaaccggttcccagttttctgaaATTCTGactctctgtgtttttgtaccaggaaccgggttgtccctaggtgggaaccggttcccaggtttCTGAAATGTTGCTTCTCTGGTTTTttatatggggaaccgggttgtcctatgcaggaaccggttcctgagtgcaatttttgtgtttttcttttctaacttcaaaccttcgtatctttttactcgtaactccgatttgcgcgttctttatgtcgttggaaagcttgtgaaacgtgctatctcaTGAGACGATTGATGTTGATTAATTGTAGGTTATTCATGTGTGTTTTCCCCTTGACATTTGTTGTCCATTTTATATGTGCGTTGATTGGTCATTTCCTCTTAGcttataatgcaataacgcaattccgatcgcgatgtttgttatctctaacttgtgtgctagtgtgcaaggccttTGGATAGACACCGGTCGACATTTGTTACTTGTGTGTTCCGTTCCACTTGCGGAACACAATCCTATTCActcgtatcgtgttctcatccgggagacacgatcactattactttatatctgcttgtttggtttgcttgttcctcttgcaggtgtattatgATCATGCTTGATGCATACGTTGATCGTTGTGCGCTTTTGTGGCTAATCGGTAtactgactatttgcttttgctttgctagctcgcttgcgggattctactttcttcgctttgcttcgccttagtttacggatcatcatccgtttggtattgatcccgtttcattttacttttcttgcactttatcgctttaccgcatcatccaataacatgagaagtaggacctagacatgcatctggccaagtcctcgaaagaggctctgtttttgttggtgtgtttatatttgtgctttgcggcagggagtcacggtgtaataagtcctatatggcactccgttaagtcctcatggaaggcacgcgggaagggttagcaatcaacccccgcctagtttcatcgagtccgtttggtatgcgcacgcttcgcgtcgctcgcttccgaacttgcaaaagatcttgttatcgagtatgtcaggaaaagggttcatgtagccggacccccgcctttcctatagctcgcgtcgcccgacgttgatgctcggtgtacgcatgcaccgttttcctttcagatccgtgacggcttggttgctgagaggggtccgccctcttgtctatggcccgatcattttcacgaggtctaatgcttggttgacttgggttgagctgctccccttggctatggcgggaccgcttttctaccattcggtcagtaccgttggtttgtttgctttacgagcggatgctcgtttgtgtgatattcttgtgtgccTCCCCTTTTCCCTTgcaggttgatagcttagcttagacatgtaccctttgtatgataacattacgtagcaagctttcccccctagtttaggtcttcctcatgcattctttaaaacacaaaccacactctttgattttcttttcttaagagcttgttatttccgctccattcccaagcataagtctccaaaggtcgagcagcggagtgtgaatgtaactcgttcacctaaaaaatacaaaacaaacaaaaattagttagccgagctatggtacctctgattccgcaaaacggatacgtaggcagcggggtagggcccgtgcgagtacaatcctttcttttccctacattctgcattcattttagtccagattagcgtagtttgcttacacacccatagttttagacacaagcgtggataccatcgagtacgatgggcgcgaggggtgctaataccttcccctcgcgtaaccgactcccttaccctttttctctggtcgtgagaccgttgttttgttttatggtttgctggcattcccttccttttcaggataaatatgttagtggcgactctgttaattttcgcggtagcgacagctggcgactctgctggggacgtctcgacctgttgctggtccggacctagcgagtcgatcctagcgcttgtgtgtttatcattgggtgtttttactgctttgcatatttacctgtttgcattgcattctatgtgcgcttttacttttctgcatcatattctggactggctggatctctgtctgttgggtgggtgttacaagaggtaaaaggcccaatacccaggctatgtgtgaaccataggaaccctaggatagagtggaagcatggtttgtctcgaggtgtacgtctcgggacggattatgtgaccacgagcagagtagtggtttcaaacggaggtattatcgtcacccgcttccgcgctgtgatgatgcttaccttcgggcggaccgtatactgcgtttcatgaccttaccttggcctagattttacccgtgagtggggcgggaatcaatgatcatttaacaggtacattgttggtgaccgctgttctcgttcgtgggttaccgctgttcttgttcgtgggttaccgctgttcttgttcgagtgtactattggttcctgttcgtagggtactatggttcttgttcgagtggtaatatGTGTTCCATTCCAGTGTGTTgttgactatgggctttggttccgtggattgatattccgtgttccgtgtggtataccatttggggggccgaacctttggctatgtactatgtgtgttaccggcagtccagaatgcctggtgggcggcaacaagccccaccactttgcatcatagcatatttatttccaaaagaaactcaaaaaaaaatatatgtataataagcatttgcatgtcatattTTTCAGGGACATTCAGGAGTTCACTCGAGCTAAAGATGGACACTCCCATTGATACTGTCAAGGAAGCAAAGAGACATACGCACACCTACAGCTTCTTCCGAGAGCCGTTGACCGCCTTAGAGGGTTTGAGTTCATTGATGACCGCTTTCTGCTTGAAGAGTTTCACGGAGAATTATGGGAATATTTTGACTTTGTTGGAAACTGTGGTTGATACTCCTGCTTTGCAAACCTTGATGCAATTCTATGATCCTGAAATGAGGTGTTTTACGTTCCAGGATTACCAATTGGCTCTGACATTGGAAGAGTACTCTATCATTCTTAATCTCAAGGTAAAAGACGAAGTGCCGTTCATCGACGTTCCAAAAGAAGTGAATTTCAAGTTGATCGctgctgctctttatttgagcataaaagAAGTATCTGATAATTGGAAGTCGAATGGAGGTGTCTCGGGGTTCTCTTTGAAGTTCTTGGTGAGAAAAGCTAAAGAGGAATTTGAGAAAAAGAATTGGAACGCGTACAACGCATTGCTTGCTGTGGCTATTTACGGGGTTGTGATGTTCCCAAATGTTCCCAATTTTGTAGACTCGGCCGCGGTACACATCTTCATGGGAAAGAATCCTATTCCTACGTTGTTGGCCGATACTTATTATGCCATTCATTCCCGATATGAGAAACGTGGTGGTGCCATCACTTGTTGCCTTCAGTTGTTGTTCATTTGGTTCCTCTCTTTGTTGCCCAGCAAAGGACCTTTTTGTGAAGACAAGGGATACGCTCAAGTGGACACACAGGATTATGTCACTTACTTCTTATGATATTCAGTGGCAAAAGTATCGAATTAACGTTTCTGAAGTGATTGTTGGGTGCGGTAAGTTCGATAATGTTCCTTTGGTTGGTACTAGAGGTTGCATCAATTACAATCCCGTGGTATCCTTGCGTCAGTTGGGGTATACGTTGAAAGACAAGCCGGCGGACCACTTGATAGCGGAGACAGTCTATTTTGAGAAGGGGTCGGATCCAGAAAAGTTGAAGGGGATAATTGTGGCTTGGAAGAAGATCCGTAAGCATAACGGAGCCCATTTAGGGAAGAAGGAATCACTCGCTTTGACaccgtatgttgaatggattgtaaaacgggtcggaAACTTGTTGCTGCCATATGATAGGGTTGCACCacttcaaaagcaacctcctttgaTTCTATCCGAATTTGTGCCAACATAACTTTACAAGGATGCTTTGGTTACCAACTACAGGTTGCACGAAAGAGAGCAAGAGAccaatttgaagttctttgaaGAGAGAGATGCAAAGATGAGGTTGATGCACCAACTCAAGCAAGTCGAAGGCGCGAGTTCAAGTCAAGCTAGTACCCGGAGGCGTCCCTATGAGTTGCTAGAGGAAGATTTGCACCACAAGCAGCAAGAGTGTCTACAGTTACAGAGATCAGAGAGTAGTCTCAAGAGGCAGAAGCGGGATTCAGATAAACAGCTAGCAGAAGAGAAGGCTAAGACTGCTCGACTTGAAGAAGAACTAAGAAGACTCCGAGCCCAACGGAGAGGAGATGGAGGAGCTCATTCTGTTGCCAGGCGATCCTAGTGTCGCTGGGGGGTGGATTTGTTTGACCCATGATGGTGGATTTGATGTTTATGCttgatatttgtcgcccatgtccaggattgttggatggggtcgcattTTGATGTTCTGGATTTCTTTTGTATGCCTTATAAGCACATTGTGACACGGTTATGTGTTTTGTCGTATGAACTCAAATTCTCAGTTATATTTGAATGAAGTATGCTCAGTTTGCTGAATTATTCTCATGTGCGGATTGTTATTCAAATATATTCAGTATCAAGGTTTCTATGTCCTATCCgaaagtgggatgaactcttggatacctgaaaattgacaaacatttcatgcatatcattcatatatcatacatgtcatgtatttgcaggttttgcaggtcttatatcttatgtctcactgttttgttatcagaaggagttctaaaacggctaatcacccgtatccgactaggagcaatcagagaaggcagatggaacagattcaggaacaaatggcagagatgagagctcaactgacagagcagatgaatgcgcagatggcgcagtttatggaagcattgactaaGGTGACCAAGGGGCAGGATGACTTGCGAGTTCTTGTCGAGAACTCCAGAAGGAATGAGAATGGAGGACATCCAGGGCTGTTTGATGATGTGTCTGGTAGAATTGACGATCACCATGATCCGAATGAGTTTGATCACGTGGGAGAgcactataatcctttcaatcagcatcacgggtttccacctccacctccgtctcgtctgttgggaaggagagatcatcagaaccgtggtaatttggatttcaatgttgaGAACTTTGACCAGGTATCAAGGCATAGTGCTGAAGGTGCACATGACGAAGTTGAAAGGTATCGTCTGATTGAAGAACGTCTCAGAGCtgttgaaggcaaaggggtgttaggcatggatatcaatgacttggggttGGTTCCCGGTGTGAGGATCctaccaaaattcaaagttccatcttttgacaaatacaatggggCGACTTGTCCCATGACTCATGTCAAGGCTTATTATCGTAAGATGTCAGTATACTCTGAGGATGAAGGTTTCctaatgcatttcttccaggatagcttGGCTGGAGCTTCCTTGGAGTGGTATGTTCAACTTGAACGCACCCATAtccattcttggagagatcttgtggaggctttcattaagcattatcagtacaatgttgatatggcgcccaacaggacccagttgcagagtttggttcaggggtctaaagaatctttcaaagagtacgctcagaaatggcgtgAGTTAGCCGCAAGAGTTCAGCCACCGATGACTGAACGTGAGATGATTGACATGTTCACCAGTACCTTGTCTGGACACTATTATTTGGCTTGCAGTGCTTCAGCTAACTTTtctga
The Vicia villosa cultivar HV-30 ecotype Madison, WI linkage group LG6, Vvil1.0, whole genome shotgun sequence genome window above contains:
- the LOC131613718 gene encoding cytochrome b-like → MTIRNQRLSLLKQPISSTLNQHLIDYPTPSNLSYWWGFGSLAGICLVIQIVTGVFLAMHYTPHVDLAFNSVEHVMRDVEGGWLLRYMHANGASMFLIVVHLHIFRGLYHASYSSPREFVRCLGVVIFLLMIVTYFTGYVPPWGQMSFWGATVITSLASAIPVVGDTIVTWLWGGFSMDNATLNRFFSLHHLLPFILVGASLLHLAALHQYGSNNPLGVHSEMDQISFYPYFYVKGLVGWVAFAIFFSIWIFYAPNVLGHPDNFMKLSPF